From the genome of Deltaproteobacteria bacterium, one region includes:
- a CDS encoding PIN domain-containing protein, which translates to MKLLLVDSSAWIQTFSKQSDPKLTHQILGAKKNKRLATCGMVYLEVCRGGRTKKEFQEIQEEFLAMHWLIIENLHWQLACEMGFQLMQKGFHPPATDLLIAATAIQYDCQLLHQDKHFLQIARYFPLRLV; encoded by the coding sequence ATGAAACTTCTTCTTGTTGACTCTTCCGCGTGGATACAAACATTTTCCAAACAATCTGATCCAAAACTGACTCATCAGATATTGGGTGCCAAGAAAAACAAACGCCTTGCAACTTGTGGAATGGTTTACTTGGAGGTCTGTCGTGGTGGGCGTACCAAAAAAGAGTTTCAGGAAATCCAGGAAGAATTCTTGGCAATGCATTGGCTGATCATTGAAAATCTCCATTGGCAGTTGGCGTGCGAGATGGGATTTCAACTGATGCAAAAAGGATTTCACCCGCCCGCAACAGACCTTCTCATCGCCGCCACAGCAATTCAATATGATTGTCAGCTTTTGCACCAAGACAAACATTTTCTGCAAATCGCCAGATATTTTCCCTTGAGGCTTGTGTAA
- a CDS encoding CxxxxCH/CxxCH domain-containing protein, translating to MPIPPIVWGLFIGGTLLLEKCFSKTREEESAPPRNRCGECHQDPKNPTGGWKGLLGQDRFETGRVHDWHLQQSYQWTSSVLCKDCHFIPESFAEHKKPKVSFSTDSRAAERGVNPAYDAVAQTCLVACHGAGLAGGAESSPPWSTVPPQEQGCTNLCHKLPPPHFQHLQIKDCYHCHTETMKSDGTFANTSKHIDGKVETVANICIACHGQPPGAPEDPQHPARHDCFRCHTTVGPAGPDGNPVMTDPDHHNDGQGVKLVPPPQICTRCHGSDTTGPAPPPDTDGNTDASSRSVGAHQSHLDTNNSVSSNVVCESCHPKYQTIFDSGHRDGAKTVVFNGGMGTASSVAASYDPQLQSCAVYCHGVSLNVGGRLTLPVWTDTSGAPKHCDACHGAPPPLPHIQSEHCERCHDETAGPNLTIADKTLHVNGNVDVNRTKVCIACHGQPPNAPHPARHDCSSCHPTVGAQGSDGNPVMTDPAHHNDGQGVKLISPPQICTKCHGNDQTGDPAPPSDTDGNTDSSAVGAHQSHLHNSVSSNVVCKSCHPEYQTVFDPGHRDGEATLVFNGGMGTANGVAASYDPQMQSCAVYCHGVSLNAGGNLIQPVWTDASGAPEHCDACHGVPPQGTHMSSWTNCSFCHPTADRQPDGTLKIVRLDLHINGVVDSK from the coding sequence ATGCCCATACCGCCAATAGTCTGGGGATTGTTTATAGGCGGCACACTGCTGTTGGAGAAGTGTTTCTCGAAGACCAGAGAAGAGGAAAGCGCGCCCCCAAGAAACCGATGCGGTGAATGTCATCAAGATCCAAAAAATCCGACGGGCGGATGGAAAGGTTTGTTAGGTCAAGATCGTTTTGAAACTGGCAGGGTTCATGATTGGCATCTTCAACAATCCTACCAATGGACCTCTTCTGTTTTGTGCAAAGATTGTCATTTTATTCCGGAATCTTTTGCAGAGCACAAAAAGCCCAAAGTTTCTTTTTCTACAGATAGCCGTGCGGCTGAGCGCGGAGTGAATCCCGCGTATGATGCGGTAGCACAGACATGTCTTGTGGCCTGCCATGGTGCGGGTTTGGCGGGCGGAGCAGAAAGTTCTCCGCCATGGTCCACCGTTCCCCCGCAGGAACAGGGTTGCACGAATCTTTGCCACAAACTTCCACCGCCCCATTTTCAACATCTGCAAATTAAAGATTGTTACCATTGCCACACAGAAACAATGAAATCGGATGGAACTTTTGCGAACACTAGCAAACATATCGACGGGAAGGTTGAAACCGTAGCCAATATTTGCATCGCATGCCACGGCCAACCGCCCGGTGCGCCCGAAGATCCGCAACATCCCGCCCGACACGACTGCTTTAGATGTCATACAACAGTTGGTCCTGCTGGTCCCGATGGAAATCCCGTGATGACGGATCCGGATCATCATAATGATGGACAGGGAGTAAAACTTGTTCCTCCGCCGCAGATTTGCACGAGATGTCATGGATCGGATACGACAGGTCCCGCGCCTCCGCCGGACACGGATGGAAATACGGATGCTTCGAGTCGCAGTGTTGGAGCGCATCAGAGTCATTTAGATACAAATAATTCGGTGAGTTCCAATGTTGTGTGCGAATCCTGTCATCCCAAATATCAAACGATTTTTGATTCGGGGCATCGTGATGGTGCGAAGACAGTAGTTTTTAACGGCGGGATGGGGACGGCAAGCAGTGTTGCGGCGTCTTATGATCCTCAATTACAAAGCTGTGCCGTTTATTGTCACGGTGTGAGTTTGAACGTCGGAGGACGTCTAACCCTTCCTGTCTGGACAGATACAAGTGGTGCTCCCAAACATTGTGATGCTTGTCACGGTGCGCCGCCTCCTTTGCCTCACATTCAAAGTGAACATTGTGAGAGATGCCATGACGAAACAGCTGGGCCCAATCTTACTATTGCGGACAAAACCCTTCATGTGAATGGCAATGTGGATGTTAATCGAACCAAAGTTTGCATTGCATGCCACGGTCAACCGCCCAACGCGCCGCATCCCGCCCGACATGATTGTTCAAGTTGTCATCCAACGGTTGGGGCTCAGGGTTCCGACGGGAATCCCGTGATGACAGATCCCGCACATCATAATGATGGACAGGGAGTAAAATTAATTTCACCGCCGCAAATTTGTACGAAGTGCCATGGGAATGATCAGACGGGAGATCCTGCTCCGCCTTCAGACACCGATGGAAATACCGACTCTAGCGCTGTGGGTGCGCATCAAAGTCATTTGCACAATTCCGTGAGTTCCAATGTTGTGTGCAAATCTTGTCATCCTGAATATCAAACCGTTTTTGATCCCGGACATCGTGACGGAGAGGCAACGCTTGTGTTCAACGGCGGGATGGGAACAGCGAATGGCGTTGCGGCATCTTATGATCCTCAGATGCAAAGCTGTGCGGTGTATTGTCACGGTGTGAGTTTGAACGCGGGCGGAAATTTAATTCAGCCTGTTTGGACAGATGCGAGTGGCGCTCCCGAACACTGCGATGCTTGCCACGGTGTGCCGCCTCAAGGCACTCATATGAGTTCATGGACCAACTGTTCTTTTTGTCATCCAACCGCGGACAGACAACCGGACGGAACATTGAAAATTGTAAGACTCGATTTGCATATCAATGGAGTTGTTGATTCCAAATGA